CTTGCGCTACGTCTTCATCGCCATCACCTACGCCTCCGTCGTGAGCCCATAGTTTTCTATCATCTGGAGGATGCTGATCAAGCTGCGCGTGCACCCGGACGCCAAGAAGGAAGACGTGCGGCGCAAGGCCGAGGACTGCTACGAGATATGGACCAAGGCGCCCGCCGAGCGCGGACGGGCCAACAAGGCCTGTCTGGCGCTCCTCGGTAAAATCCTGGGTGTGGCGCCCGGCCGCATCCGCATCATCAAGGGCGGAAAATCCCCCAGCAAGATCGTGGAGGTCCCGTGAAAAAGCTCCTGCTCCCCGTCGCCGCGGCGCTCCTGTTCGCGGCCTGCGTGAAGAAGGCCGATCCGAACCTGTTTACCTATGCCGCGACCGGCGAGATAACGAACCTCGATCCCGTCTATCCGT
Above is a genomic segment from Bacteroidota bacterium containing:
- a CDS encoding DUF167 domain-containing protein, yielding MLIKLRVHPDAKKEDVRRKAEDCYEIWTKAPAERGRANKACLALLGKILGVAPGRIRIIKGGKSPSKIVEVP